The Lucilia cuprina isolate Lc7/37 chromosome 5, ASM2204524v1, whole genome shotgun sequence genome includes a window with the following:
- the LOC111682744 gene encoding GPN-loop GTPase 2: protein MLQPAKLKFTNPLYGQLIVGPPGSGKTTYCQNAFKFYQELGRNVGIVNLDPANENMEYTANLDVMELITVQDVMDNMHLGPNGALMYCAEFLEEHLDDWLLPNLRKQSATCNYFFFDCPGQVELYTHHASMSKIFERLEKEGYHLVTINLIDSHYCSEPAKFVSTLLLALNMMLRMGLPHVNVLSKADLLKKHEDKLHFNLDFYTDVLDLKYLLEALDDTVALKKYKKLNAAICSMVEDYALVSFQLLDSRNTQSMLRLRNHIDKANGYIYKAGEEQSVNALMACAVGAESEASRQSKDIDPYV, encoded by the coding sequence ATGCTCCAGCcagcaaaattaaaatttaccaatCCTCTCTACGGACAACTAATAGTTGGACCTCCCGGCAGTGGTAAAACCACCTATTGtcaaaatgcttttaaattCTATCAAGAGCTAGGACGCAATGTTGGCATTGTCAATCTAGATCCGGCAAATGAAAATATGGAATACACGGCCAATCTAGATGTCATGGAATTAATAACTGTACAGGATGTTATGGACAATATGCACTTGGGGCCCAATGGTGCCCTAATGTATTGTGCAGAATTTTTGGAGGAACATTTAGATGACTGGCTATTGCCAAATTTACGAAAACAATCCGCCACCTGTAATTATTTCTTCTTTGACTGTCCCGGTCAGGTGGAATTATATACACATCATGCTTCTATGTCAAAAATATTCGAAAGATTAGAAAAAGAAGGTTACCATTTGGTCACTATTAATCTAATAGATTCTCATTATTGTTCTGAGCCGGCTAAATTTGTTTCCACTCTTTTGCTGGCCTTAAATATGATGCTGCGCATGGGATTGCCTCATGTCAATGTTCTATCAAAGGCCGATTTGCTGAAGAAACATGAagataaattacattttaatttggaTTTCTATACAGATGTTTTGGATTTGAAATATCTACTGGAAGCTTTGGATGATACAGTggctttaaagaaatataagaaaCTAAATGCAGCCATTTGTTCTATGGTGGAAGATTATGCCTTGGTGTCTTTTCAATTATTGGATTCACGTAACACCCAAAGTATGCTGCGCTTGCGCAATCACATAGACAAGGCTAATGGTTATATTTATAAGGCGGGTGAGGAACAAAGTGTTAATGCTTTAATGGCCTGTGCAGTGGGTGCGGAATCAGAGGCTTCGCGGCAATCTAAAGATATAGATCCTTATGTGTag
- the LOC124420178 gene encoding actin-interacting protein 1-like — protein MAQQQQPAYENKFIYATLPRTQRGQPIVLGSDPKGKNFLYTNGNSVIIRNIENPAIADVYTEHSCAVNVAKYSPSGFYIASGGE, from the exons ATGgcgcagcaacaacaaccagcCTATGAAAATA AGTTTATTTATGCCACTTTACCTCGCACTCAACGTGGCCAACCTATTGTTTTGGGTTCCGATCCTAAGGGTAAAAATTTCCTGTATACCAATGGTAATTCGGTTATTATACGTAATATAGAG aatCCCGCTATTGCTGATGTCTATACGGAACATTCATGTGCTGTTAATGTTGCCAAATATTCACCAAGTGGTTTTTATATTGCATCAGGAGgtgagtaa
- the LOC111682729 gene encoding actin-interacting protein 1 — protein MTETGTSVGEISGQSKPINSCDFRPARPFRIVTGSEDNTIGIFEGPPFKFKMTKQEHSRFVQAVRYSPDGKYFASAGFDGKVFMYDGATSELIGEFGSPAHKGGVYAVAWKPDGTQLLTCSGDKTCRLWNVETRELISEFVMGTTVDDQQVSCLWQGEHLLTVSLSGNISYLDVNDPSKPLRVIKGHNKPITVLGLSDDRSTIYTGSHDGVVTSWNSGSGVNDRVQGAGHGNQMNGIAAWGDFVYTCGIDDSLRQFSIESNAFTDYVVKLNCQPRGLAILRNENIIALACVKEITLVQDQKKVFSLPIKYEASSITANPETLEIAVGGDDQKLRVYSLKGTSLELKCELEHLGAVTDCSYSPDNKYLVACDAHRKVVLYSVEEYKPAHNKEWGFHNAKVNTVAWSPNSLLVASGSLDTTIIIWSVSNPSKHTIIKNAHPQSQITRLVWLDNNTVISTGQDCNTKVWHVETI, from the exons ATGACTGAAACCGGTACCTCTGTGGGTGAAATCAGTGGACAATCTAAACCCATTAATTCATGTGATTTTAGACCCGCTAGACCTTTCCGTATAGTAACAGGCAGTGAGGACAATACCATTGGCATTTTCGAGGGTCCACCCTTCAAATTCAAAATGACCAAACAAGAACACTCACGTTTCGTACAAGCCGTACGTTATTCACCCGATGGCAAATACTTTGCCTCAGCTGGTTTTGATGGTAAAGTTTTTATGTATGATGGAGCCACTTCGGAATTGATAGGTGAATTTGGTAGCCCTGCTCATAAGGGTGGTGTCTATGCTGTGGCATGGAAACCCGATGGTACCCAATTGTTAACCTGTTCCGGTGATAAGACTTGCCGTCTGTGGAATGTTGAGACTAGAGAATTGATCTCAGAATTTGTTATGGGCACCACGGTAGATGATCAACAGGTGTCTTGTTTGTGGCAGGGAGAACATTTATTAACTGTTTCGTTGTCCGGTAATATTAGCTACTTGGATGTTAATGATCCTTCCAAACCATTGCGTGTCATTAAGGGACATAATAAACCTATAACGGTTTTGGGTTTAAGTGATGATCGTAGCACTATTTATACTGGCAGTCATGATGGTGTTGTTACTAGCTGGAATTCTGGAAGTGGTGTTAATGATCGTGTACAAGGTGCAGGACATGGCAATCAA atGAACGGCATTGCTGCTTGGGGTGATTTTGTCTACACCTGCGGCATTGATGATAGTTTACGTCAATTTAGCATTGAATCCAATGCTTTCACCGACTATGTAGTCAAACTAAATTGCCAACCTCGTGGTTTGGCTATACTACGCAACGAAAACATTATTGCCTTGGCCTGTGTCAAGGAAATCACTTTGGTACAAGATCAAAAGAAAGTCTTCTCTTTACCCATTAAATATGAAGCCAGCAGTATTACGGCCAATCCTGAAACTCTAGAAATTGCTGTAGGCGGTGATGATCAAAAATTACGTGTTTACTCTCTGAAGGGTACTAGCTTGGAGTTGAAATGTGAATTGGAACATTTGGGTGCTGTTACCGACTGCAGCTACTCACCCGACAATAAGTATTTGGTGGCTTGTGATGCTCACCGTAAAGTGGTATTGTATTCAGTAGAGGAATATAAACCAGCTCATAATAAAGAATGGGGCTTCCATAATGCTAAAGTTAATACAGTGGCCTGGTCACCTAATTCTCTTCTAGTGGCTAGTGGTTCTTTGGATACCACTATTATCATCTGGTCGGTGTCTAATCCAAGTAAACATACCATCATTAAAA ACGCTCATCCTCAATCTCAAATTACTCGTTTAGTATGGTTGGACAATAATACTGTGATCTCTACCGGTCAAGATTGTAATACCAAAGTCTGGCATGTTGAAAccatttaa